The following are encoded together in the Brassica napus cultivar Da-Ae chromosome A9, Da-Ae, whole genome shotgun sequence genome:
- the LOC106410503 gene encoding PXMP2/4 family protein 4, protein MSGALFRNAAAQLIRRNAAASDPFVKTGTRLQSRPYLRSNQPLGRPKQTRIPPPPSSGFCSSSSSSAGLVGWYLGMVKSRPVLTKGITSSLIYIAADLSSQTITKEKASSESYDLVRTARMGAYGLLILGPVQHQWFGFMSRLFPKQDFITSFKKVAMGQTVYGPTIMVIFLSFNALLQGEGGSDILARLKRDLLPVMLNCVMYWPVCDFITFKFFPVHLQPLVSNSFSYVWSIYMTYMGNREKPAVISS, encoded by the exons ATGAGCGGAGCCTTGTTCAGAAACGCCGCCGCCCAGCTGATACGGCGGAACGCGGCGGCATCAGATCCGTTTGTCAAAACCGGAACAAGATTGCAATCGAGGCCTTATCTCCGCTCGAATCAGCCTCTCGGGAGACCAAAACAAACAAGAATCCCACCTCCTCCTTCCTCTGGTTTCTGTTCATCCTCTTCCTCCTCGGCTGGTTTGGTGGGATGGTATCTTGGCATGGTGAAATCACGCCCCGTCCTCACCAAAGGAATCACCTCTTCCCTTATTTACATCGCCGCCGATTTGTCCTCTCAG ACCATTACGAAGGAGAAAGCTTCTTCAGAGTCGTACGACCTTGTAAGAACAGCAAGAATGGGAGCATACGGTCTACTTATATTGGGTCCTGTACAGCACCAATGGTTCGGTTTCATGTCAAGACTCTTTCCTAAACAAGATTTCATCACATCGTTTAAGAAAGTGGCCATGGGACAGACCGTCTACGGGCCTACCATTATGGTTATTTTCTTATCGTTCAACGCGTTACTACAGG GTGAAGGTGGTTCTGATATACTTGCTCGATTGAAAAGGGACCTTCTTCCCGTGATGTTGAACTGTGTCATGTATTGGCCTGTTTGTGATTTTATAACTTTCAAGTTCTTCCCCGTTCATTTACAG CCTCTTGTAAGCAATTCATTTTCGTATGTGTGGTCCATCTACATGACTTACATGGGAAATCGTGAAAAACCAGCCGTAATTTCAAGCTGA
- the LOC106432948 gene encoding classical arabinogalactan protein 9, which produces MGRQFVIVAICIVLVAGVGGQAPSSPPTATPAPPTPTTPPPAATPPPVSSPPPVTTSPPPATTAPPPATPPPVATPPPATPPPVATPPPVATPPPATPPPVATPPPAPLASPPAQVPALAPTTKPDAPSSSPLSSPPSPATDAPGPSIESLSPGPSTDSNDQNGATKTVSSLVLGSVLVWFMI; this is translated from the exons ATGGGTCGGCAATTTGTTATCGTTGCGATCTGCATCGTCCTCGTCGCCGGCGTCGGAGGTCAAGCTCCGTCTTCACCACCAACAGCTACACCAGCACCACCGACTCCAACCACTCCCCCACCAGCAGCAACTCCTCCTCCTGTCTCATCTCCTCCACCAGTCACCACTTCGCCTCCTCCAGCCACCACCGCTCCTCCTCCGGCTACTCCTCCTCCCGTCGCTACCCCTCCTCCAGCAACTCCTCCTCCCGTCGCTACCCCTCCTCCCGTTGCTACCCCTCCTCCAGCAACTCCTCCTCCCGTCGCTACTCCTCCTCCAGCTCCTCTTGCATCTCCTCCCGCTCAGGTTCCGGCTCTTGCTCCGACTACGAAGCCAGACGCTCCTTCTTCATCGCCGTTGTCTAGCCCACCTTCTCCGGCGACTGATGCTCCGGGACCGAGCATCGAGTCGCTCTCTCCAGGACCTTCCACTGATTCAAATGACCAG AATGGTGCAACCAAGACGGTTTCGAGCTTGGTACTTGGATCTGTTCTCGTTTGGTTTATGATCTAA
- the LOC106432956 gene encoding gibberellin-regulated protein 7 isoform X1: MKIILSIFFVASFLLITSSLASATISGEGGGGGAVAPAPEIKDGAELEKWCGGKCEVRCEEAGMKDRCLKYCGICCKECKCVPSGTYGNKHECACYRDKLSSKKTPKCP; encoded by the exons ATGAagataatcctctccatattcTTTGTTGCCTCATTTCTTCTAATCACTTCATCTCTTGCTTCGGCTACTATCTCAGGT gaaggtggtggtggtggtgcggTAGCTCCAGCGCCGGAAATCAAAGATGGAGCAGAGTTAGAGAAATGGTGTGGAGGGAAGTGTGAAGTGAGATGCGAAGAAGCAGGGATGAAGGATAGATGTTTGAAGTATTGTGGGATATGCTGCAAAGAGTGTAAGTGTGTTCCTTCAGGAACTTACGGGAACAAGCATGAGTGTGCTTGCTATCGTGACAAGCTTAGCAGCAAAAAGACTCCCAAGTGTCCTTGA
- the LOC106432956 gene encoding gibberellin-regulated protein 7 isoform X3, giving the protein MKIILSIFFVASFLLITSSLASATISAPAPEIKDGAELEKWCGGKCEVRCEEAGMKDRCLKYCGICCKECKCVPSGTYGNKHECACYRDKLSSKKTPKCP; this is encoded by the exons ATGAagataatcctctccatattcTTTGTTGCCTCATTTCTTCTAATCACTTCATCTCTTGCTTCGGCTACTATCTCAG CTCCAGCGCCGGAAATCAAAGATGGAGCAGAGTTAGAGAAATGGTGTGGAGGGAAGTGTGAAGTGAGATGCGAAGAAGCAGGGATGAAGGATAGATGTTTGAAGTATTGTGGGATATGCTGCAAAGAGTGTAAGTGTGTTCCTTCAGGAACTTACGGGAACAAGCATGAGTGTGCTTGCTATCGTGACAAGCTTAGCAGCAAAAAGACTCCCAAGTGTCCTTGA
- the LOC106432956 gene encoding gibberellin-regulated protein 7 isoform X2 has protein sequence MKIILSIFFVASFLLITSSLASATISGGGGGAVAPAPEIKDGAELEKWCGGKCEVRCEEAGMKDRCLKYCGICCKECKCVPSGTYGNKHECACYRDKLSSKKTPKCP, from the exons ATGAagataatcctctccatattcTTTGTTGCCTCATTTCTTCTAATCACTTCATCTCTTGCTTCGGCTACTATCTCAG gtggtggtggtggtgcggTAGCTCCAGCGCCGGAAATCAAAGATGGAGCAGAGTTAGAGAAATGGTGTGGAGGGAAGTGTGAAGTGAGATGCGAAGAAGCAGGGATGAAGGATAGATGTTTGAAGTATTGTGGGATATGCTGCAAAGAGTGTAAGTGTGTTCCTTCAGGAACTTACGGGAACAAGCATGAGTGTGCTTGCTATCGTGACAAGCTTAGCAGCAAAAAGACTCCCAAGTGTCCTTGA
- the LOC106432967 gene encoding uncharacterized protein LOC106432967, whose protein sequence is MSVYSSVLSRSGLLCGQQLLQIRTRKRGTRIRVSSAQRKRKKKKKKTNLRTNIAIKLPSSMATTTTTISCFSLSLPRVTIRNKPTNPSSPFLFRSNSRFRPLTLSASASTSPNSFSDDGFSLDDFTLHSDSRSPKKCLIADVIQEIEPLDVSVIQKDVPLTTLDAMKRTISGMLGLLPSDRFQVHIESLWEPLSKLLVSSMMTGYTLRNAEYRLFLEKNLDMDDEDLESHSTVKGTDREPDDVCVENNGSSTMDGKTQSLSEMIDKEGLGRVSSEAQEYIFRLQSQLSSVKKELQEVRRKNAALQMQQFVGEEKNDLLDYLRSLQPEKVAELSEPAAPEVKETIHSVVHGLLATLSPKMHSKLPTSEAPPTETVNAKGDEDCAELVENTSLHFQPLISLTRDYLARLLFWCMLLGHYLRGLEYRMELMEVLNLTCDANGSENVA, encoded by the exons ATGAGTGTGTATTCATCGGTTTTGTCACGTTCCGGTTTGTTATGTGGCCAACAATTACTCCAAATCAGAACTCGCAAAAGGGGaactagaattagggtttcatcagctcagaggaagaggaagaagaagaagaagaagacgaatcTTCGTACAAACATCGCCATCAAGCTTCCTTCTTCGATggcgacgacgacgacgacgatcTCTTGCTTCTCCCTTTCTCTTCCTCGAGTCACCATCCGTAACAAACCCACAAACCCTTCCTCTCCGTTCCTCTTCCGATCCAACTCGAGATTCCGACCCCTCACTCTCTCCGCCTCCGCCTCAACTTCTCCCAACAGTTTCAGCGACGATGGCTTCTCCCTCGACGACTTCACACTCCATTCCGATTCTCGATCACCCaag AAGTGCTTAATTGCAGATGTGATCCAAGAGATTGAACCGTTAGATGTGAGTGTGATTCAGAAAGATGTTCCACTCACTACTTTGGACGCTATGAAGAGAACAATCTCGGGAATGTTGGGTCTCCTCCCTTCTGATAGGTTTCAAGTCCACATCGAATCTCTTTGGGAGCCTTTGTCTAAGCTTCTGGTCTCTTCCATGATGACtgg GTATACATTGAGGAACGCTGAGTATCggctttttcttgaaaaaaaccTGGACATGGATGATGAGGACCTGGAAAGCCACAGTACCGTGAAAGGGACTGATAGGGAACCGGATGACGTTTGTGTTGAAAACAATGGTTCGTCCACAATGGATGGTAAAACGCAGAGCCTCTCTGAAATGATTGATAAAGAAGGTCTTGGCAGAGTTTCCTCTGAAGCTCAAGAATATATCTTCCGTTTGCAGTCACAGTTGTCTTCTGTTAAAAAG GAATTACAAGAAGTGAGGCGAAAAAACGCTGCCCTTCAAATGCAGCAGTTTGTTGGTGAAGAGAAGAATGATTTGTTAGACTATTTAAGATCGCTGCAACCTGAGAAG GTAGCTGAGTTGTCAGAACCCGCGGCTCCTGAGGTGAAAGAGACAATCCACTCTGTTGTTCACGGTCTTCTCGCAACCCTATCACCGAAAATGCACTCTAAATTGCCAACGTCAGAAGCTCCACCTACTGAAACTGTGAATGCAAAAGGCGATGAAGATTGCGCTGAACTTGTAGAGAACACTTCGCTTCATTTTCAGCCTCTGATCTCACTAACTCGAGACTACCTTGCTCGTCTTCTCTTCTG GTGCATGCTGTTAGGACACTATCTCAGAGGTTTGGAATATCGAATGGAACTAATGGAGGTTCTAAATTTGACATGCGATGCTAATGGGTCTGAAAACGTTGCTTGA